AGGAGTTGACGAAGAAACTGGCCGAAGTCAGGGCCGAGATCGCCGAAACCCGGGCGGTATACGGTGCGAGCCATCCAAATACCAAAAAACTTCAGAACGAGGCGGATGAGCTTCAGTCGCAGTTGAACACAGAGCGGTCAGAGATTCTTCGAGATATGAAGACGAGCTACACAGCTGCACAAGCCCGCGAACATTTGATGCAATCGCAAATGCAGGGAGCCAGCAAGCAGATGGTTGTGCTGGCGCAATATAACGCCCTTAAGAAGGAATCGGACGCAAACACGCAGCTCTATCAGGCGCTGTACCAGAAGATCAAGGAAGCGGCTATCGCCGCGGAGACCAAGTCGAGCAATATCCGTGTCGTCGATCGGGCACGCGTACTGGATCGGCCTACGCGACCGTATCGTAGCCAAAACATCGCTTTAGGTCTGCTTGTTGGCCTGATAGGCGGAGTGATTGTGGCATTCTTGCGCGAGGCTATGGATACACGCATCCACACGCCCGAGGACATCAAGAAGTGCCTGGGGGCGGAATCGGTCTCAGTAGTCCCTGTAATTGGCAACGGCGAACCGGCAGCGCAGGCTCGTTCACGGTCTCGACTGCAGCAACATACACCGCAGCGCAATCCATACTTGTTTCAGGTTGATAGGCCGAACTCACTTGAGGGAGAGGCGCTTCGAGGCATTGGCGTAACAGTTCGTCTATCTCGTCAGAATGGCTGCACGCCGCAAGTAATCCTCGTTGTTTCGCCGCTCACGGGCGAGGGCAAGACTACCCTTTCCATCAACCTTGCGCTCACGCTCGCCCGGCACGGAAGAACATGCATCGTGGATGCGGATCTCCGCAAGGAAGGCGTCGCGCCTGCGCTGGGAGTTGTCGCTAAATACGGGCTCAGGGAAGTGTTATCGGAGAGCATGGGAGTCGACCAAGCGCTCGTGTCGGCAGTGCAGTTGCCTAACTTGTCGCTTCTTGCGTCGGGTACTGCGCCCGGTGACCCGAGCGCACTGATCTCCTCCACTAGAATGTCGGGTCTGGTCGGGAAATTGAGACAGAGGTTTGAATTTATAGTGATTGATTCACCACCGATGCTTCTGTTCTCCGATGGGCGGGCACTGTCCGTCCTGGCAGACGGGATCATCGTAGTCGGACGATCCGGCGTGACCACGCGCGAGACTCTGAAACGTGTCATAGAACTGCTGGAT
This genomic interval from Edaphobacter bradus contains the following:
- a CDS encoding GumC family protein, with protein sequence MSFEPFSRDEQWDAMSLRRAEAMNRHLGLTTEQGPGPQHTTESDRTAYPFRSRPVDAEAEGTGWLRGVGIVREHWRLSALFTLVVVASVTAATLMMKPVYEPQARVQVDPPGAEVFSLQGNNSSGAATDYLATQAQNLQNDELTLDVIRKLHLDQSPFSGGAPGAISGTPSLATEIVVPLTPAEEKALIVFKQSRKITRDVASRLITVSVSAHNPVVAAAVTNTLVNMFIERDYKLRNDAILQSSEWLQRQLEDIRQRMDDSNLALNNFEKANGVDAIGDNQNRFSEQMVELSRQLMQAQADRIQLQSYLNDLNGAKDSSLPQISSNPVVQELTKKLAEVRAEIAETRAVYGASHPNTKKLQNEADELQSQLNTERSEILRDMKTSYTAAQAREHLMQSQMQGASKQMVVLAQYNALKKESDANTQLYQALYQKIKEAAIAAETKSSNIRVVDRARVLDRPTRPYRSQNIALGLLVGLIGGVIVAFLREAMDTRIHTPEDIKKCLGAESVSVVPVIGNGEPAAQARSRSRLQQHTPQRNPYLFQVDRPNSLEGEALRGIGVTVRLSRQNGCTPQVILVVSPLTGEGKTTLSINLALTLARHGRTCIVDADLRKEGVAPALGVVAKYGLREVLSESMGVDQALVSAVQLPNLSLLASGTAPGDPSALISSTRMSGLVGKLRQRFEFIVIDSPPMLLFSDGRALSVLADGIIVVGRSGVTTRETLKRVIELLDGVRSAPIVELVLNAAESPITDYHYYRRYDMAS